CTTTTTGGATTCTGACTTCTTCGAGCTGCTGTCCTTGTCTTTCGACTTCGCTCCGTCTTCTTTGGCGGACGACTCCTTCTTCTCTGAGCCGCTTTTATCTGAGCTGCCCTCAGATTTGGACTTTTCGGACTTGTCCTTGCCGCCATAGTCGGTCACATACCAGCCAGTGCCCTTGAACTGGACGTTTGGAGCATGCATGACCTTTTCGACCGGGCCGCCGCACTCCGGACACTTTCTAACCGGAGGATCAGAAAACTTTTGTATCTTTTCGAATTTGTGTTTGCACTTCTTGCACTGATATTCGTAAAGAGGCACTTAAAGACACCCTCAATTGTAAGAGTTTGCGATGTGATTTTAGCAGAGAGCCATGTGGCAGATGCTATTCTTAGCGCCGGAAAACAAACGCATGATCGAGCAGAAAAAACCGGGCACGCTGTATGTTGTGGCGACTCCAATCGGCAATCTGGAAGACATCAGCTATCGCGCGGTGCGGATATTGAAAGAAGCCGACCTGATTGCCTGCGAGGACACGCGCCACACGGCCAAGCTGCTGCATCACTACGGTATTGACAAGCCCACGGTGAGCTATCACGAACACAATGAGGCTGCACGGGCGGAAGAACTGGTGGCGAAGCTTACCGCAGGGTTGAATGTTGCCCAGGTTTCCGACGCGGGGATGCCGGGGATTTCTGATCCCGGATATCGCGTGATCAAGCTGGCGATTGAGCGCGGCGTGAAGGTGGTTCCGATACCGGGCGCGTCGGCGCTGGTGGCGGCTCTGGCTGGCAGCGGATTGCCTACCGATAGCTTTCAGTTTCTGGGCTTTCTTCCTGCGCGATCCGGTGAGCGACGTACGCTGCTGGAGTCAGTGCGGGATGTGCAGCAGACGACTGTGGTTTACGAAGCGCCGCACCGCATTGCGGAGACGATGAAAGATATCGTCGAATTGCTGGGAGCGGAGCGGCCCGTGGTGCTGGCGCGTGAGCTGACCAAGGTGCATGAGGAATTTATTCGCGGCAGCGCGGCGGAGGTGCTGGCAGGTTTGCAGCAGCGGGAGATCAAAGGCGAGATTACGCTGCTGATTGGGAAGTCTAAAGGCTTTCCGCAGGCGCAGAAGAAAAACCTGGTTTCGCGGATGCAGGAGATCATGCGCGAGCAGCAGCTCGATGAGAATGGGGCACTAAAGGTCCTGGCAAAAGAGCAGGGAATTTCAAAGAGTGAGGCATATAGAGAACTACAACGGATGCGCGGGAAAATTTAGCTCATATATCGCACGAGCGAACGTGCAACCAATCCAGAACAGTAAAAATTGGAAGATTCCAATGGTACTCGGCGACATCCTTCACATGCCGCTATCGCACGAGTGAAAGATGCAACCAATCCATAACAGTAAAGATTGAAAGATCTCAATTGGTACTAGAGCAACATCCTTCACATGCTGCCCCGGGTGGCTGCCGTAAGGCCACAGGTGTTCAACTACTTCGGTATTGTGCTCCACTACAGTAGCTTGGAAAACGGTATTGATGGCTTGAGTTGTAGCTGCTTGTCCCGGTTCGGCGATTTCATACTGCAGGATCCCACGAATGGACAAAACCCCAAGAGGTGTACCACTGCCTGCAATCATCCTGAGCAAGAGCACGTCATTTTTGTCGGAAAGGTGTACCGGTGCACCTGAGCTAATCGGAAGGTACTTCCGTCCCTTCCTATAGGAGGCTGTAATCTCTGGTGGAAGATCTAACATAAGTGAAACAGGAGTAATTCCGTTCAGTTTACGATGATCTGTGAAGCCACAACTTCCATTCGGAAATGGTGGGGAGCATAGAAACACAGCAATATCTTCCTGGTAGCCACGTCGCAGCAGATTGTGCCGCTCGTCAAAGCCAACCCCTAGACCGGCAGCGATTGTGTCAGCATGCGCAATGGGTAAGTTGCTGTTGGAAAATGTCAGTTGCTGGCCCTGAAGGAC
The genomic region above belongs to Terriglobia bacterium and contains:
- the rsmI gene encoding 16S rRNA (cytidine(1402)-2'-O)-methyltransferase — encoded protein: MIEQKKPGTLYVVATPIGNLEDISYRAVRILKEADLIACEDTRHTAKLLHHYGIDKPTVSYHEHNEAARAEELVAKLTAGLNVAQVSDAGMPGISDPGYRVIKLAIERGVKVVPIPGASALVAALAGSGLPTDSFQFLGFLPARSGERRTLLESVRDVQQTTVVYEAPHRIAETMKDIVELLGAERPVVLARELTKVHEEFIRGSAAEVLAGLQQREIKGEITLLIGKSKGFPQAQKKNLVSRMQEIMREQQLDENGALKVLAKEQGISKSEAYRELQRMRGKI
- a CDS encoding zinc ribbon domain-containing protein, with translation MPLYEYQCKKCKHKFEKIQKFSDPPVRKCPECGGPVEKVMHAPNVQFKGTGWYVTDYGGKDKSEKSKSEGSSDKSGSEKKESSAKEDGAKSKDKDSSSKKSESKKSESKKSKD